The DNA window ATCCGACGACCCCTTACGGACAGACCTTTGTCAATGCCCCGGCTGTAACTCCCATACCACCGCAATATTATCAGGCACGCACCGATGTGTTTAAAGCCTGGTGGACCGGAAACATGATACACCAAAAGATGACCATGACAGAAAAATTAACCCTCTTTTGGTTTAATCATTTTGCATTGGAGGCAGATACTGTTCAGATCGCACAAGCGATGTATTATTACTATAAATTGCTCAGAGAAAATGCACTGGGTAACTTTAAGACCATGGTGAAATTGGTTTCTGTAGATCCGGCCATGCTCCGTTATCTCAACGGTCAGTTGAACAGCAAAGCAGCACCGGATGAAAATTACGCCCGTGAATTACAAGAACTTTTTACAGTTGGGAAAGGGCCTGATGCAAGCTGGACAGAAGATGATGTGAAAGCTGCCGCAAAAGTTCTAACAGGTTTCCGAATAAATCCTCTGACTACACCGATCTCTTATTATTTTGATTTTAATCAGCACGATCTTTCTACCAAGAGATTTTCAGCTTTCTACAACAATAAAACCATCACCGGAAAATTTGGTCCGGCAGGAGAACAGGAATTGGATGAGCTGATTACCATGCTTACCGACAATATTGAAACTGCACGACACATGGTGCGTAAACTATATCAGTTTTTCGTTTATTACGAAATTCCAAATGATGTGGAGATGAATGTCATCAGACCACTTGCAGACCTCTATAAATCATCAGGATACGACAACAAAAAAGTAGTGGAGACTTTGTTTAAGTCAGAGCACTTTTATGACATGCTCAGTGTGGGTTGTATCATCAAGAGTCCTTTGGATTATTCAATTGGTTTGACCAAAGAATTTTCAATAAAATTTCCCGACCAATCCAATCTGGTAAATCAGTATTTATCCTGGGGATTGATTGCATCCCTTTCCGCCTATCAAGGATTGAACATAGCCGATCCACCGGTAGTTTCCGGATGGCAGGCATGGTATCAGTCTCCACAGTTTCATGAGATATGGATCAACGCAGATACCCTGGCCAACCGCAACAGAGTGGCCGAAAATATTACCAGCAGCAAAGGGGTGGAGTTTAATGGTATTACCTTAAAAGTAGATCCCATAATTCTGGCATCCAGCTTTTCCAAACCACAAGATGCCTTGCAGTTGGTGAAAGATGCGGTAGCAATATTGTATAACTACACGCTATCAGATGCCTCCATTCAATATTTAAAATCCTTTCTAATCCAGGGACTTCCCGGGGACAGTTATTGGACGGACATCTGGTTGGAATATACCGGAAATCCAACAGATCCTGCCTTGAAAAATGCAGTGACCCTAAGATTAAATGCCCTCTTTAAAGAAATCATTAGCCAAGCAGAATATCATCTTTCCTAAATTAAGAAACATGAAACGTCGTAAGTTTATTAAATCCGCCGCCGCCGCAAGTGTTGTAGTGCCTTCCATGATCAATGGTATTCCGCTTCAGGCACACAGCAATAATGCATGGCTCCAATCTGTCCTGAATCCTGGATTGGAAACAGATCATGTGATGGTCCTCATTTATCTCGGAGGAGGTAATGATGGATTGAATACGGTAGTGCCTGTAGATAATTATAGCAAACTGGATGCTGCCCGAAAAAATGTTTTGTTGCCACAAAATCAATTGTTGAAACTTAACGGATTTGCCAATACAGCACTTCATCCTGCCATGACCGGCATGCAGACTCTTTTTAATGAAGGGAAAGTAAACATCGTGCAATCTGTGGGCTACCCAAATCCAAATTTTTCACACTTCAGGGCAACAGACATTTGGGCAAGTGCCAGCGAAGCCAATCAATACCTCGATTCTGGTTGGCTCGGGAGATATCTGAATGAAGAATTTCCGGGTTTTCCGCTCGATTATCCTAATGTTGCAAATCCTGATCCGTTAGCCATCCAGGTAGGGGCTAATCTTCCTTTATTGTTTCAGGGGCCAAATGCTCAAATGTCCATGAATGTATCCAATCCGGACATTTTTGGCGCCTGGCCAACCGGATTAAGTGATCCCGCACCTGCAACTCCGCTTGGTCATGAATTAAATTACATCCGAACTATAAGCCGACAATCCAAAACCTATGCGGATACTCTTGTTAAAGGTTTTTTAAAAGGCAATAATCTCGGAAATTACCCTGCTGGAAATTATTTAGCGGACACGCTGAAAGTGATCGCACGTCTGATCAATGGGGGACTAAAGACCAGATTATATCTCGTTAATTTATATGGTTTTGATACGCATTCTGACCAGGTAGTGGCGGGAAATAATGCCACTGGCGCACATGCCAATCTATTAAAACTTTTAAGTGATGCCGTTTTTTCATTTCAGCGTGATATAGAACTTATGAACGTGGCACATCGTGTCATGGGTATGACTTTTTCTGAATTTGGAAGAAGGATTAAATCCAACGACAGCGTAGGAACAGATCATGGTGCTGCAGCGCCTTTGTTTGTATTTGGTTCAAAGGCAAGAGGCGGAATTACAGGCAACAATCCAATTATTCCTGCTACCGTTACAGAAAATGACAATCTGCCCATGCAGTATGATTTCCGGTCTGTGTATGCATCGGTGCTGAAGGATTGGTTCTGTGTAAAAGATGACAGCCTACAGAGAA is part of the Candidatus Vicinibacter affinis genome and encodes:
- a CDS encoding DUF1800 domain-containing protein gives rise to the protein MKRSEFVRMFGGLNQTMRPDPQSGINPYTGPWTSAQVIHLLRRATFGVRKSEVDQLLALGMNAAVDKLMDISGAKDPIPSPPLNVYSTPAEPDPTTPYGQTFVNAPAVTPIPPQYYQARTDVFKAWWTGNMIHQKMTMTEKLTLFWFNHFALEADTVQIAQAMYYYYKLLRENALGNFKTMVKLVSVDPAMLRYLNGQLNSKAAPDENYARELQELFTVGKGPDASWTEDDVKAAAKVLTGFRINPLTTPISYYFDFNQHDLSTKRFSAFYNNKTITGKFGPAGEQELDELITMLTDNIETARHMVRKLYQFFVYYEIPNDVEMNVIRPLADLYKSSGYDNKKVVETLFKSEHFYDMLSVGCIIKSPLDYSIGLTKEFSIKFPDQSNLVNQYLSWGLIASLSAYQGLNIADPPVVSGWQAWYQSPQFHEIWINADTLANRNRVAENITSSKGVEFNGITLKVDPIILASSFSKPQDALQLVKDAVAILYNYTLSDASIQYLKSFLIQGLPGDSYWTDIWLEYTGNPTDPALKNAVTLRLNALFKEIISQAEYHLS
- a CDS encoding DUF1501 domain-containing protein; its protein translation is MKRRKFIKSAAAASVVVPSMINGIPLQAHSNNAWLQSVLNPGLETDHVMVLIYLGGGNDGLNTVVPVDNYSKLDAARKNVLLPQNQLLKLNGFANTALHPAMTGMQTLFNEGKVNIVQSVGYPNPNFSHFRATDIWASASEANQYLDSGWLGRYLNEEFPGFPLDYPNVANPDPLAIQVGANLPLLFQGPNAQMSMNVSNPDIFGAWPTGLSDPAPATPLGHELNYIRTISRQSKTYADTLVKGFLKGNNLGNYPAGNYLADTLKVIARLINGGLKTRLYLVNLYGFDTHSDQVVAGNNATGAHANLLKLLSDAVFSFQRDIELMNVAHRVMGMTFSEFGRRIKSNDSVGTDHGAAAPLFVFGSKARGGITGNNPIIPATVTENDNLPMQYDFRSVYASVLKDWFCVKDDSLQRILLKNFQALPLIKNECSTTDTKNLKDAEDALQIIASPNPMTSFTNIQIATDIDGVAQLQLIDPLGRLTKIIFSGKLQNGTHQFSLENEGYAPGNYYIRLQQGNAQKTEPLLIVR